Proteins encoded in a region of the Deefgea piscis genome:
- the petA gene encoding ubiquinol-cytochrome c reductase iron-sulfur subunit — MSDQQVDNSKRRFLLIATSAAGGAAVAGVAAPFIASFFPSERAKAAGASVEVDISKLEPGQKITIEWRGKPVWVVKRTPEMLALLPKNDPKLADPTSIVDHQPQYCHNATRSIKPEIWVAVGVCTHLGCSPTFRPDLAPADLGADWVGGFYCPCHGSKFDLAGRVFLGVPAPTNLIIPEHKYLSDTRLLVGEA; from the coding sequence ATGAGTGACCAACAAGTAGATAATAGTAAAAGACGATTTTTGCTGATTGCGACCAGTGCTGCAGGTGGCGCAGCAGTCGCAGGGGTCGCAGCACCGTTTATTGCCAGCTTTTTCCCATCAGAACGGGCCAAAGCGGCAGGAGCATCGGTCGAAGTCGACATTAGCAAATTAGAGCCGGGACAAAAGATCACGATTGAATGGCGTGGCAAACCAGTTTGGGTGGTAAAACGCACCCCAGAGATGCTGGCACTCTTACCCAAAAATGATCCAAAATTGGCCGATCCGACGTCCATCGTCGATCACCAACCACAGTATTGCCATAATGCAACACGCTCGATCAAGCCAGAAATCTGGGTTGCGGTCGGCGTCTGTACGCATTTGGGCTGTTCACCCACTTTCCGTCCCGATCTGGCTCCGGCAGATCTTGGCGCGGATTGGGTCGGTGGTTTCTATTGCCCATGTCATGGTTCTAAGTTCGATCTGGCTGGCCGCGTATTCTTAGGAGTTCCTGCGCCAACTAACTTAATTATCCCAGAACACAAATACCTATCCGACACTCGCCTGTTGGTTGGTGAAGCTTAA
- the lptA gene encoding lipopolysaccharide transport periplasmic protein LptA gives MSRLLVLPLFALLINSHALAETADREKPMNITADNCVADQKNSQTVCTGNVIATQGTMNMRADKVTMSEDAFGKQYAKGEGRPVRFKQKLDSGEMLDAESLRFDYDGAKGEMILIDKAWVKKGQDIVMGDIINYNLNTEFYQAQSKPGNRVNITINPKKKDAAK, from the coding sequence ATGTCCCGACTCCTCGTCCTGCCGCTGTTCGCCCTGCTCATTAATTCACACGCATTGGCAGAAACGGCTGATCGTGAAAAACCAATGAATATCACCGCAGACAATTGTGTTGCGGATCAAAAAAATTCACAAACAGTCTGTACTGGTAATGTGATTGCCACGCAAGGCACGATGAATATGCGTGCCGATAAAGTGACCATGAGCGAAGACGCTTTTGGTAAGCAATACGCCAAAGGTGAAGGTCGTCCGGTGCGCTTTAAGCAAAAACTCGATAGCGGCGAAATGCTCGACGCTGAGTCACTGCGTTTTGATTACGACGGTGCGAAAGGCGAAATGATATTAATCGATAAAGCTTGGGTTAAAAAAGGCCAAGATATCGTTATGGGCGACATCATTAACTACAATCTCAATACTGAGTTTTATCAGGCACAAAGTAAGCCGGGTAATCGAGTGAACATTACTATCAACCCGAAAAAGAAAGACGCCGCCAAATGA
- a CDS encoding cytochrome c1, whose translation MKKIINHLLFALLAAVSINSQAAGGAVALDKAPIDLRNAESLQRGAQTFVNYCLSCHGAVAMRYNRLEDIGLSKEQIEKNLMFTTDKIGNPMKVAMDAKEGKAWFGATPPDLSLIARSRGSDWLYTYLRGFYRDDTRPTGWNNTVFDKVGMPNVLWQLQGQQILEVKKEGAHEVHTLKLAQPGLLTRGTESGGYDNKEFDQRVGDLVNFMTYMSEPAQVKREQIGYAVVLFLLFILVPLTYLLKKEYWKDIH comes from the coding sequence ATGAAAAAAATTATTAATCATTTACTGTTTGCCTTACTTGCGGCAGTTTCAATCAATAGCCAAGCAGCAGGTGGTGCTGTTGCACTAGACAAAGCGCCGATTGACTTGCGTAATGCCGAAAGCTTGCAACGTGGTGCACAAACTTTTGTTAACTACTGTTTAAGCTGCCATGGCGCCGTAGCAATGCGCTATAACCGCCTCGAAGACATTGGCTTAAGCAAAGAGCAGATCGAAAAAAATCTGATGTTCACCACTGACAAAATTGGTAACCCAATGAAAGTGGCGATGGATGCCAAAGAAGGCAAAGCTTGGTTCGGTGCCACACCGCCAGACCTGTCTTTGATTGCGCGTTCACGTGGCTCTGATTGGCTGTATACCTATTTACGTGGCTTTTACCGTGATGACACCCGCCCTACCGGCTGGAATAACACGGTATTTGATAAAGTCGGCATGCCAAACGTACTTTGGCAATTGCAAGGTCAGCAAATTCTTGAAGTCAAAAAAGAAGGTGCGCATGAAGTTCATACACTCAAGCTGGCCCAGCCAGGTCTCTTAACCCGAGGCACTGAAAGTGGCGGCTATGACAACAAAGAATTTGACCAGCGTGTTGGTGATTTGGTGAATTTCATGACATATATGTCAGAACCTGCACAAGTTAAACGTGAACAAATCGGCTACGCGGTCGTGCTGTTCTTGCTATTTATCTTAGTGCCACTGACTTACTTGCTGAAAAAAGAGTATTGGAAAGACATTCACTAA
- the lptC gene encoding LPS export ABC transporter periplasmic protein LptC: MRSLTTWVLPLLLLLLVGSLIWALSRVATNLTVPQRLDLNAPDLIADEGVLRRYDEAGVKRSQLLASRVTHVPLQDTMLYEKPVLTQTEASKPTIVVIGTRAKSIHKGSETWFYDATQLRRAPFEGNPELIINGRDIWIDGQAELAKSDQFVTADMGKNHAEAVGFIANNKLQTLELKSQVKMTYVPTPRPAAVRPAH, from the coding sequence TTGCGTAGTTTAACAACCTGGGTTTTACCCTTGCTTTTATTGCTCTTGGTCGGTAGTTTAATTTGGGCTTTAAGTCGCGTTGCCACTAATCTAACAGTCCCACAGCGTTTGGATTTAAATGCGCCCGATTTAATTGCGGATGAGGGCGTATTGCGGCGTTATGACGAAGCCGGTGTAAAGCGTTCACAGTTGCTCGCAAGTCGAGTCACGCATGTGCCGCTGCAAGACACCATGCTGTATGAAAAACCGGTGTTAACCCAAACGGAGGCCAGTAAGCCGACGATTGTGGTGATTGGTACGCGGGCCAAATCGATCCATAAGGGCTCTGAAACTTGGTTTTATGATGCGACTCAATTGCGTCGCGCGCCTTTTGAAGGCAACCCCGAGTTAATTATCAATGGCCGTGATATTTGGATTGATGGTCAAGCTGAACTCGCCAAATCAGATCAGTTTGTCACCGCCGATATGGGCAAAAATCATGCCGAAGCGGTGGGTTTTATCGCCAATAATAAATTGCAAACTTTAGAACTTAAATCACAAGTAAAGATGACCTATGTCCCGACTCCTCGTCCTGCCGCTGTTCGCCCTGCTCATTAA
- the lptB gene encoding LPS export ABC transporter ATP-binding protein, giving the protein MSVLKAQHLQKSYKKRTVVRDVSLEVASGEVVGLLGPNGAGKTTSFYMIVGLVKMDAGRIELDGVDVSQQPIHKRARLGLGYLPQEASIFRKMTVAENIKAVLELHYSSKEEIESRLDELLHDLHIAHLRESGAMSLSGGERRRVEIARALASNPQFVLLDEPFAGVDPIAVIDIQRIIGFLKGRGIGVLITDHNVRETLGICDRAYIISEGAVMAAGKPDEIVNNEDVRQVYLGEHFKM; this is encoded by the coding sequence ATGAGTGTGTTGAAAGCGCAGCATTTACAAAAATCCTATAAGAAACGCACCGTAGTGCGTGACGTTTCTTTAGAAGTCGCCAGTGGTGAAGTGGTCGGTTTATTGGGCCCTAATGGCGCTGGTAAAACCACCAGTTTTTACATGATTGTTGGTTTAGTGAAAATGGATGCTGGACGCATTGAGCTCGATGGCGTGGATGTCAGTCAGCAGCCCATTCATAAGCGCGCTCGGCTCGGTTTAGGCTATTTGCCACAAGAAGCGTCGATTTTTCGCAAAATGACCGTCGCTGAGAATATTAAAGCGGTGCTTGAACTGCATTACAGCAGTAAAGAAGAAATTGAATCGCGCTTAGACGAGTTGCTGCATGATTTACATATCGCGCATTTGCGTGAAAGTGGCGCAATGAGTCTTTCTGGTGGTGAGCGCCGCCGCGTTGAAATTGCCCGCGCACTCGCGTCTAATCCACAATTTGTTTTGCTGGACGAGCCATTTGCAGGGGTTGATCCGATTGCGGTCATTGATATTCAGCGCATTATCGGGTTCTTAAAAGGGCGCGGCATTGGGGTATTGATTACTGACCATAATGTTCGCGAAACCTTAGGGATTTGCGATCGTGCCTATATTATTTCTGAGGGTGCCGTCATGGCTGCTGGTAAGCCCGATGAAATCGTTAATAATGAAGATGTTCGCCAAGTTTATCTGGGCGAGCACTTTAAAATGTAG
- a CDS encoding trypsin-like peptidase domain-containing protein, protein MKKLWLIFAQTTTIGLAIWFLFSVLSPPPAPPAVVTVKEVPAQAPVSSELSYRGAAKRAKAAVVNIYTSKEVKSGRRALFNDPVLKRFFGERDGEDGTKASSLGSGVLVSPQGYIVTNNHVVESAAEIEVALADGRTASAKLIGSDPETDLAVIKIDLDQLSAIDFANVDQAEIGDVVLAIGNPFGVGQTVTMGIISALGRSELGINTFENFIQTDAAINPGNSGGALVDVHGNLLGINTAIFSKTGGSLGIGFAIPANIVKQVMDAIIKDGSVTRGWLGIEVQDVTPDLAASLKLDSSKGALIAGVVRNGPAAAAGIRPGDVLLNIDGKEVTNSAQMLNLIAALPPEQATPITVIRQGEPLTLNAEIGMRPKFSRR, encoded by the coding sequence ATGAAAAAACTTTGGTTGATTTTCGCACAAACGACCACGATCGGTTTAGCCATCTGGTTTTTGTTTTCGGTATTAAGCCCACCGCCAGCGCCACCAGCGGTGGTGACGGTGAAAGAGGTGCCTGCTCAAGCGCCAGTTTCGAGTGAGCTTTCTTATCGTGGGGCTGCTAAGCGAGCTAAGGCGGCGGTGGTTAATATTTACACCTCCAAGGAAGTCAAATCAGGGCGACGCGCCTTATTTAATGATCCAGTACTAAAACGCTTTTTTGGTGAGCGTGACGGTGAAGACGGCACCAAAGCATCGAGTTTGGGTTCAGGGGTTTTAGTCTCGCCGCAAGGTTATATTGTGACCAATAACCATGTGGTGGAATCGGCCGCAGAAATCGAAGTGGCATTGGCTGATGGTCGCACTGCGAGCGCTAAATTAATTGGCAGTGATCCTGAGACTGATTTGGCGGTGATTAAAATCGATTTGGACCAATTGTCTGCCATTGATTTTGCTAATGTCGATCAAGCCGAAATTGGCGATGTTGTGCTGGCCATTGGTAATCCATTTGGGGTTGGTCAAACGGTGACGATGGGCATTATTTCTGCTTTAGGCCGTAGTGAATTGGGAATTAACACCTTTGAAAACTTCATTCAAACCGATGCCGCAATTAATCCCGGTAATTCGGGTGGGGCTTTGGTGGATGTGCATGGCAATTTACTGGGGATTAACACCGCCATTTTCTCTAAAACTGGTGGCTCATTAGGGATTGGTTTTGCGATTCCAGCCAATATTGTGAAGCAGGTGATGGATGCCATTATTAAAGATGGTAGTGTTACTCGTGGTTGGTTAGGGATTGAGGTGCAAGATGTGACGCCTGATTTGGCCGCGTCGCTTAAACTTGATTCGAGCAAAGGGGCTTTAATTGCAGGGGTCGTTCGTAATGGTCCAGCCGCCGCGGCTGGAATTCGTCCAGGGGATGTTTTGCTTAATATTGATGGTAAAGAAGTGACCAATTCAGCACAAATGTTGAATTTAATCGCCGCATTGCCGCCTGAGCAAGCAACGCCGATTACCGTTATACGCCAGGGCGAGCCCTTAACTTTAAATGCCGAAATTGGTATGCGGCCTAAATTTAGTCGCCGCTGA
- a CDS encoding cytochrome b, which yields MSKLDQVPEKVLGWVDERFPLTSTWKAHISEYYAPKNFNFWYFFGSLAMMVLVIQIVTGIFLTMNYKPDGNLIPGTNISVAFASVEYIMRDVAGGWVIRYMHSTGASMFFVVVYLHMFRGLIYGSYQKPRELIWIFGTMIFLCLMAEAFLGYLLPWGQMSFWGAQVIVNLFASVPVIGPDLAELIRGDFVVSDATLNRFFALHVIAVPLVLLALVVAHLVALHEVGSNNPDGIEIKKNKDPKTGIPLDGIPFHPYYTVKDIFGVSVFLVVFTAILFFQPEMGGFFLEHPNFDPADALKTPAHIAPVWYFTPFYAILRAVPSFFGMQVWGVLAMGAATLIIGALPWLDRSPVKSVRYRGPIYKAALTLFIISFLGLGYLGTQAPTDMGTLLSQILTIVYFLFFILMPWYTKIDKTKPVPDRVTMR from the coding sequence ATGAGCAAACTAGATCAAGTGCCCGAAAAAGTACTCGGCTGGGTTGATGAGCGTTTTCCGCTCACATCAACTTGGAAAGCCCATATTTCTGAGTACTACGCACCAAAAAACTTTAACTTTTGGTACTTTTTTGGTTCATTAGCCATGATGGTTTTGGTTATCCAAATCGTCACCGGCATTTTCCTCACCATGAACTACAAACCGGATGGCAATTTAATTCCGGGTACCAATATTTCTGTCGCCTTTGCATCGGTTGAATACATCATGCGTGATGTCGCTGGCGGCTGGGTGATTCGCTATATGCATTCAACCGGCGCATCGATGTTCTTCGTTGTCGTCTATCTGCATATGTTCCGTGGCCTGATTTATGGTTCATACCAAAAACCACGTGAATTGATCTGGATTTTCGGCACGATGATTTTCTTGTGCCTGATGGCTGAAGCATTCTTGGGCTACTTATTGCCTTGGGGTCAAATGTCATTCTGGGGTGCTCAGGTTATTGTTAACTTGTTTGCATCTGTACCAGTGATTGGGCCAGACTTGGCAGAATTGATTCGTGGTGACTTCGTGGTTTCTGATGCCACTTTGAACCGATTCTTTGCTTTGCACGTCATTGCAGTTCCTCTGGTTCTTCTTGCCTTGGTTGTCGCTCACTTAGTCGCATTGCACGAAGTAGGTTCAAACAACCCAGACGGCATTGAAATCAAGAAAAACAAAGATCCTAAAACTGGTATTCCACTGGATGGCATTCCATTCCATCCTTACTACACAGTGAAAGACATTTTTGGTGTTTCTGTGTTCTTGGTGGTGTTTACTGCGATCTTGTTCTTCCAACCAGAGATGGGCGGTTTCTTCTTAGAGCACCCAAACTTTGACCCTGCAGATGCCTTGAAAACACCAGCACACATTGCGCCGGTATGGTACTTCACACCGTTCTACGCCATTTTGCGTGCTGTACCATCATTCTTTGGCATGCAAGTATGGGGCGTATTAGCAATGGGGGCGGCAACCTTAATCATCGGTGCGCTACCTTGGCTTGATCGCTCACCGGTTAAATCAGTTCGCTACCGCGGCCCGATTTATAAAGCAGCATTAACCTTGTTTATTATTTCCTTCTTAGGACTGGGTTATCTGGGTACCCAAGCACCAACGGACATGGGCACGCTATTGTCACAAATACTGACGATAGTTTATTTCCTGTTCTTCATATTGATGCCTTGGTATACCAAGATCGATAAAACAAAACCGGTTCCTGACCGCGTAACAATGAGATAA
- a CDS encoding KdsC family phosphatase translates to MLEQAKKVRVMIFDVDGVMTDGRLYYTDAGEELKAFHSLDGHGLKMLQQSGVQLAIITGRTSTLLTHRTKNLGIDLVYQGAHDKLATFEQLLLDTGVTAQECGYMGDDVIDLPIMRRVPFAVAVPNSPTIVRQHAHYITGSQGGSGAVREVCDLIMQSQNTYDAAMAPYLR, encoded by the coding sequence ATGCTTGAGCAAGCAAAAAAAGTTCGCGTGATGATTTTTGACGTTGACGGGGTCATGACGGATGGGCGTTTGTATTACACCGATGCTGGCGAAGAGTTAAAGGCATTCCATTCATTGGATGGGCATGGCTTAAAAATGTTGCAGCAAAGTGGCGTTCAGCTGGCCATTATCACTGGGCGCACTTCAACCTTGCTCACACATCGAACCAAAAATTTGGGTATTGATTTGGTCTATCAAGGTGCACACGATAAGTTGGCCACTTTTGAGCAGCTACTGTTAGATACCGGCGTTACGGCGCAAGAATGTGGCTATATGGGCGACGATGTGATTGATTTACCCATTATGCGCCGCGTGCCATTTGCTGTTGCGGTACCGAATTCGCCGACGATTGTTCGCCAGCACGCGCATTACATCACCGGTAGCCAAGGTGGTTCGGGCGCGGTACGTGAAGTGTGTGATTTAATTATGCAATCGCAAAACACCTATGATGCTGCGATGGCGCCATATTTGCGCTAG
- a CDS encoding KpsF/GutQ family sugar-phosphate isomerase, which produces MNAIESKDAWSACDVARRVMQIEAAAILAVSTRLDARFDQACQLALNCRGRIVVMGMGKSGHVARKIAATMASTGSPAFFVHPGEAAHGDLGMITSADVVLALSNSGESDELVALLPSLKRLGIPLIAMTGNVNSTLSQESSVHLDVAVSEEACPLNLAPTASTTVALALGDALAVALLEARGFKAEDFALSHPGGTLGRRLLVHVRDLMHQGERLPVVGQDLPLRDALLEISRKGLGMTAVVDAAGLLVGVYTDGDLRRTLDLDIDIRTTPVSAVMTANPATIEASRLAAEAVQLMESRRINGLLVQDQGRLVGALNMHDLLRARVV; this is translated from the coding sequence ATGAATGCCATAGAATCAAAAGATGCTTGGTCGGCCTGTGATGTGGCGCGACGAGTGATGCAAATTGAAGCAGCTGCAATTTTGGCCGTGTCGACGCGTTTGGATGCCCGGTTTGATCAGGCTTGCCAGCTCGCGCTGAATTGTCGAGGGCGAATTGTGGTGATGGGGATGGGAAAGTCGGGTCATGTTGCGCGTAAAATAGCTGCGACTATGGCCAGTACCGGCAGCCCAGCTTTCTTTGTTCATCCCGGCGAAGCAGCGCATGGCGATTTGGGGATGATTACCTCGGCGGATGTGGTTTTGGCTTTATCCAATTCGGGTGAGAGTGACGAATTGGTTGCATTGCTACCGAGTTTGAAGCGCTTAGGTATCCCGCTCATTGCGATGACCGGCAATGTGAACTCGACTTTAAGCCAAGAGTCGAGCGTGCATTTGGATGTGGCGGTCAGCGAAGAGGCTTGCCCATTAAATTTGGCGCCAACAGCCAGCACCACAGTGGCTTTAGCGCTTGGTGATGCATTGGCTGTGGCTTTACTTGAGGCGCGTGGCTTTAAGGCTGAAGATTTTGCTTTATCGCATCCCGGTGGCACTTTAGGACGACGTTTATTAGTCCATGTACGTGATTTAATGCACCAAGGCGAGCGTCTACCGGTGGTAGGGCAAGATTTACCGCTGCGCGATGCTTTGCTGGAAATTAGCCGTAAGGGCTTGGGGATGACGGCAGTGGTTGATGCGGCGGGATTATTGGTTGGTGTGTATACCGATGGTGATTTGCGGCGCACTTTAGATTTGGATATTGATATTCGTACCACACCGGTGAGTGCCGTGATGACGGCAAATCCTGCTACTATTGAGGCTTCGCGCCTGGCCGCAGAGGCGGTTCAGTTGATGGAATCACGACGAATTAATGGTTTATTGGTTCAGGATCAAGGCCGATTAGTTGGGGCATTGAATATGCATGACTTGCTACGAGCCCGAGTTGTTTAG
- a CDS encoding Nif3-like dinuclear metal center hexameric protein — translation MPIQRQELEAYLAQLLSVAQFKDYAPNGLQVEGRNQIQHIVTGVTASQALIDAAIALNADALLVHHGFFWKSEALPIVRTKKQRIAALLGADLNLFGYHLPLDAHPELGNNAQLAKQLGLIPTGRCGDQNLVWLGELPVPMSFDTFTRHIAVTLNRQPLSIGPADQIVRQVAWCTGGAQGYFHDVANLDVDCFITGEASEFVTHLAKESGVGFIAAGHHATERYGIAALGQHLAQHFGLQHTHLDLDNPV, via the coding sequence ATGCCTATACAACGTCAAGAATTAGAAGCTTACCTTGCCCAACTATTGTCTGTTGCGCAATTTAAGGATTATGCACCCAATGGACTGCAAGTCGAAGGCCGCAATCAAATTCAGCATATCGTCACTGGCGTAACCGCATCGCAAGCGCTCATTGATGCGGCCATCGCACTCAATGCCGATGCGCTGCTCGTGCATCATGGATTTTTTTGGAAAAGCGAAGCCTTACCCATTGTACGCACTAAAAAACAGCGCATTGCCGCCTTACTTGGCGCCGACCTCAACTTATTCGGCTACCATTTGCCCTTAGATGCCCATCCCGAACTCGGAAATAACGCTCAGTTAGCCAAACAGCTGGGTCTTATACCCACAGGGCGCTGCGGTGATCAAAATTTAGTTTGGCTCGGCGAATTACCCGTACCGATGTCTTTTGATACTTTTACGCGACACATTGCCGTTACCTTAAATCGTCAACCACTCAGCATTGGTCCTGCCGATCAAATCGTGCGTCAAGTTGCTTGGTGCACCGGAGGCGCACAAGGTTATTTCCACGATGTCGCCAACTTGGATGTAGATTGCTTCATCACCGGAGAAGCCTCTGAGTTTGTAACTCACCTTGCCAAAGAAAGCGGCGTCGGTTTTATTGCGGCAGGCCATCACGCAACAGAACGTTACGGCATCGCGGCGCTAGGACAACACTTAGCACAGCACTTTGGACTACAACACACCCATCTTGATTTGGATAACCCAGTATGA
- a CDS encoding glutathione S-transferase N-terminal domain-containing protein: MMKLYSGTSCPFSHRCRIVLFEKGMDFEILDVDIHSKPEDLAIMNPYNEVPVLVERELQLYESNIINEYIDERFPHPQLMPADPVMRARARLMLFNLERELFIHVKTLEDSSSTKKALELARATIRDNLTQIAPLFTKQKFILGDEFSMLDVAIAPLLWRFEHYGIEVTKGLAPVMKYAERLFSREAFIDSLTANEKAMRK, from the coding sequence ATGATGAAATTATATTCTGGCACCTCATGCCCATTTAGTCACCGCTGCCGCATTGTACTATTTGAAAAAGGAATGGATTTCGAGATTCTCGATGTCGATATCCACAGCAAGCCCGAAGATTTAGCCATCATGAACCCGTACAATGAAGTTCCGGTCTTAGTTGAGCGTGAACTGCAATTGTATGAATCAAACATTATCAATGAATATATTGATGAGCGTTTCCCACACCCACAATTAATGCCAGCAGATCCAGTAATGCGTGCTCGCGCTCGCTTGATGCTATTTAATTTGGAACGTGAATTATTTATTCACGTTAAAACGCTCGAAGACAGCAGCTCAACTAAAAAAGCACTTGAACTGGCTCGTGCCACGATTCGCGATAATTTAACGCAAATCGCACCACTGTTTACCAAGCAAAAATTCATTTTGGGTGACGAATTCTCGATGCTCGACGTCGCGATCGCGCCGTTGCTATGGCGCTTTGAACACTATGGTATTGAAGTGACCAAAGGTTTAGCCCCAGTGATGAAATATGCTGAGCGTTTATTTAGCCGCGAAGCATTTATTGACTCATTAACGGCCAACGAAAAAGCAATGCGCAAGTAA
- a CDS encoding monovalent cation:proton antiporter-2 (CPA2) family protein, with the protein MPINLQSFLVLLAAAVITVVLCRKLKLPAMLGYLLVGMLIGPYALGFIQSSDEASHLAEYGIVFLMFTLGLEFNLAKLNAMRRIVFGLGAAQVTAVLVCTAAAVLFAGLDWKAGLVLGGAAAMSSTAMVSKLLSDRSELNAPHGQNAIGILLFQDLAVVPFLIIIPALSLPDGSITIPWFNFQVDQLLFSLFLAAIKIVFVLAVLLSLGQKIMRPWFNLVAKQHASELFMINILLVTLGTAWLTEQAGLSLALGAFLAGMLIAETEYRYQVEDDIRPFRDLLLGLFFVTVGMNLNFSILISEWGLVLTSLLLLGPIKIAIIAGLARLFGNTAGTSLRTGFALGQGGEFAFVLLALTAQGGLVPSNVLQATTAGVILSMLITPFLIQHSDKLVLRLASSEWMNLAANLHNIAVRSMAANGHVILCGFGRSGQSLARILTQEDIHFFALDLDPEKVREAAAAGESVVFGDAAKREVLLAAGLMRARAIIVTYADTHSAMKILELAHQIRPEIPVIVRTQDDSDIDLLKNAGAAEVVAEIMEGSLMLASHTMMLLGVPLNKVIRRIREVREARYQLIRGFYRGLNEDADEGDRSYPRLHTLQLTQNAHAIGYTIGELKLEQFQVEIRSIRRRNMPPIQPDANFQLNNGDVLVLLGEQDNLAAAEMLLLQG; encoded by the coding sequence ATGCCGATTAATTTACAATCCTTTCTAGTTCTGCTTGCTGCGGCCGTTATTACGGTTGTGCTCTGCCGCAAACTCAAGTTACCGGCCATGCTGGGTTATTTATTAGTCGGGATGTTAATTGGTCCGTATGCGCTGGGTTTTATTCAATCCAGTGATGAGGCCAGCCATTTAGCAGAATACGGCATTGTTTTTTTGATGTTTACCCTCGGGCTGGAATTTAACCTTGCCAAACTCAATGCCATGCGCCGGATTGTATTTGGCTTAGGCGCAGCGCAAGTCACTGCCGTTTTGGTCTGCACTGCGGCAGCAGTGCTCTTTGCTGGACTAGATTGGAAAGCGGGTTTAGTACTTGGCGGTGCCGCGGCCATGTCTTCCACCGCGATGGTTTCGAAATTACTCAGTGATCGCAGCGAGCTCAATGCGCCACACGGGCAAAATGCAATTGGGATTTTATTATTCCAAGATTTAGCCGTTGTTCCTTTCCTCATCATCATCCCAGCCCTAAGCCTGCCCGATGGCAGCATCACCATCCCGTGGTTCAACTTCCAAGTTGACCAATTGCTGTTTTCGCTATTTTTAGCCGCAATTAAAATTGTTTTTGTCTTGGCAGTATTGCTCTCTCTAGGGCAAAAAATCATGCGCCCTTGGTTTAACTTGGTCGCCAAACAGCATGCCAGCGAGCTATTTATGATCAATATTTTATTGGTCACGCTCGGTACGGCATGGCTGACAGAGCAAGCGGGGCTGTCACTGGCTTTAGGGGCTTTTTTAGCCGGCATGTTGATTGCTGAAACCGAGTATCGCTATCAAGTGGAGGACGATATTCGCCCTTTCCGCGATTTATTACTCGGCTTATTTTTCGTCACCGTGGGGATGAATTTAAACTTCAGCATTTTGATTTCAGAATGGGGCCTCGTACTGACCAGTTTATTGCTATTAGGTCCCATTAAAATCGCCATTATTGCCGGTTTAGCGCGGCTTTTTGGCAATACCGCAGGCACTTCATTGCGAACTGGATTTGCACTCGGTCAAGGGGGGGAGTTTGCTTTTGTTTTACTGGCCCTCACCGCCCAAGGCGGCCTAGTGCCTAGCAATGTGCTACAAGCGACAACCGCTGGCGTTATTTTGTCGATGCTCATTACCCCGTTTTTAATCCAGCATTCAGACAAACTAGTACTGCGCCTAGCCAGTTCTGAATGGATGAATCTCGCCGCCAATTTGCACAATATTGCCGTGCGTAGTATGGCTGCCAATGGTCATGTTATTTTGTGTGGCTTTGGCCGTAGCGGCCAATCTTTAGCGCGTATTTTGACGCAAGAAGACATCCACTTTTTCGCCCTTGACTTAGATCCAGAAAAGGTGCGTGAAGCCGCTGCTGCGGGTGAATCGGTGGTTTTTGGTGACGCCGCCAAACGCGAAGTATTACTCGCCGCCGGTCTGATGCGTGCACGCGCCATCATTGTGACCTATGCCGATACGCACTCTGCAATGAAAATTCTTGAGTTAGCGCATCAAATTCGCCCAGAAATCCCTGTCATTGTGCGCACGCAAGACGATAGCGATATTGATTTACTTAAAAATGCCGGTGCCGCCGAAGTCGTTGCCGAAATCATGGAAGGCAGTTTGATGCTGGCATCGCACACCATGATGCTCTTGGGGGTGCCACTCAATAAAGTGATTCGCCGAATTCGTGAAGTTCGTGAAGCACGCTACCAATTGATTCGCGGGTTTTATCGTGGTCTCAATGAAGATGCCGATGAAGGTGATCGTAGCTATCCACGGCTACACACCTTGCAACTCACACAAAATGCGCACGCCATTGGCTACACCATTGGCGAACTCAAACTCGAACAATTTCAAGTCGAAATTCGCAGTATTCGCCGCCGCAACATGCCACCGATTCAACCGGATGCGAATTTCCAGCTCAATAATGGCGATGTACTGGTACTGCTTGGGGAACAAGACAATTTGGCTGCCGCCGAGATGCTGCTGTTGCAAGGATAA